The following are encoded in a window of Fluviibacter phosphoraccumulans genomic DNA:
- the rpsG gene encoding 30S ribosomal protein S7, with the protein MPRRREVPKRDILPDPKFGNVDVSKFVNVLMISGKKSVAERTIYGAFDQITNKGGRDPLEVFAQALSNAKPMVEVKSRRVGGANYQVPVEIRPSRRMALAMRWIRDAARKRSEKSMGARLAAELVEAAENRGGAVKKRDEVHRMAEANKAFSHFRF; encoded by the coding sequence ATGCCCCGTCGTCGCGAAGTACCCAAACGTGACATCCTGCCGGATCCTAAGTTCGGCAATGTGGACGTCTCCAAGTTCGTTAATGTTTTGATGATCTCCGGCAAGAAGTCGGTCGCCGAACGTACCATTTACGGTGCATTCGATCAGATCACCAACAAGGGCGGTCGTGATCCGCTGGAAGTTTTTGCTCAGGCGCTGAGCAATGCCAAGCCTATGGTGGAAGTTAAGTCCCGCCGTGTGGGTGGTGCCAACTACCAGGTGCCGGTCGAAATTCGTCCGTCGCGTCGTATGGCCCTGGCGATGCGCTGGATTCGTGACGCTGCCCGTAAGCGCTCGGAAAAATCCATGGGTGCACGTCTGGCTGCCGAATTGGTTGAAGCCGCGGAAAACCGTGGCGGCGCCGTCAAGAAGCGTGATGAAGTACACCGTATGGCAGAAGCCAACAAGGCTTTCTCGCATTTCCGCTTCTAA
- the rpsL gene encoding 30S ribosomal protein S12 — protein sequence MPTINQLVRKPRVKVEAKNKVPALEACPQKRGVCTRVYTTTPKKPNSALRKVCKVRLTNGFEVISYIGGEGHNLQEHSVVLIRGGRVKDLPGVRYHTVRGSLDTQGVKDRKQSRSKYGAKRPKAA from the coding sequence ATGCCAACCATTAATCAGCTCGTGCGTAAGCCGCGCGTCAAGGTTGAAGCCAAGAACAAGGTTCCGGCGCTTGAAGCTTGTCCGCAAAAACGTGGCGTCTGTACCCGCGTCTATACCACGACGCCTAAGAAGCCAAACTCCGCTCTGCGTAAAGTTTGTAAAGTTCGCCTGACCAACGGTTTCGAGGTTATCTCGTACATCGGCGGTGAAGGCCACAACCTGCAGGAACACTCGGTCGTTCTGATCCGCGGTGGTCGTGTTAAGGATTTGCCAGGTGTGCGTTACCACACCGTCCGCGGCTCGCTGGATACCCAGGGCGTCAAGGATCGTAAGCAGTCCCGTTCGAAGTATGGCGCTAAGCGCCCGAAGGCCGCTTAA